A single genomic interval of Dromiciops gliroides isolate mDroGli1 chromosome 1, mDroGli1.pri, whole genome shotgun sequence harbors:
- the LOC122749083 gene encoding cytochrome b5 type B-like, producing MTAQGGSGSGSLAGKEPEAGVTYYQLEEVAKHNSAKDAWLVIHGRVYNITGFLGEHPGGEQVLLEQAGRDATDSFEAAGHSADAREMLAQFCLGELLPSERGAPRR from the coding sequence ATGACGGCCCaaggcggcagcggcagcggcagcctGGCGGGCAAAGAGCCCGAGGCCGGGGTTACCTACTACCAGCTGGAGGAGGTGGCGAAACACAACTCGGCTAAGGACGCGTGGCTGGTGATCCACGGGCGAGTGTACAACATCACCGGCTTCCTGGGCGAGCACCCTGGGGGAGAACAAGTGCTGCTGGAACAGGCGGGTCGGGACGCGACCGACAGCTTCGAAGCGGCGGGACACTCGGCCGACGCCCGGGAGATGCTCGCGCAGTTCTGCCTCGGGGAGCTGCTCCCCAGCGAGCGCGGGGCGCCGAGGCGCTAG